A part of Arachis hypogaea cultivar Tifrunner chromosome 12, arahy.Tifrunner.gnm2.J5K5, whole genome shotgun sequence genomic DNA contains:
- the LOC112726696 gene encoding calmodulin-like isoform X7 has product MTLVFSIGILSLLFFPKTTVDVFALVLEFGGNALTEDQVAEFREAFSFIDKDHDGFISVDELATIIKSLEGNPTKEEIQHMISEVDIDGSGSIGFEEFINIMATKMKVAKVNISAGGTTPLHIAADYITML; this is encoded by the exons ATGACGCTCGTGTTCTCCATCGGCATTCTATCCCTTCT GTTTTTCCCCAAGACAACTGTGGATGTTTTTGCATTGGTGCTGGAATTTGGAGGCA ATGCATTGACAGAAGATCAAGTTGCTGAATTCCGAGAAGCTTTTAGCTTCATTGACAAGGACCATGACG GATTTATTAGCGTGGATGAATTGGCAACCATTATTAAATCATTGGAAGGTAATCCAACAAAAGAAGAAATCCAACATATGATTAGTGAAGTTGATATTGACGGGAGTGGGAGCATAGGTTTTGAAGAGTTCATCAATATCATGGCTACAAAAATGAAG GTGGCGAAAGTAAATATTAGTGCTGGTGGAACAACTCCTTTACACATTGCAGCTGATTATATTACAATGCTATAA
- the LOC112726696 gene encoding calmodulin-like isoform X8 has translation MFLHWCWNLEAILSQAEESFCFSNDALTEDQVAEFREAFSFIDKDHDGFISVDELATIIKSLEGNPTKEEIQHMISEVDIDGSGSIGFEEFINIMATKMKVAKVNISAGGTTPLHIAADYITML, from the exons ATGTTTTTGCATTGGTGCTGGAATTTGGAGGCA ATTTTAAGCCAGGCTGAAGAATCATTTTGTTTCAGCAATG ATGCATTGACAGAAGATCAAGTTGCTGAATTCCGAGAAGCTTTTAGCTTCATTGACAAGGACCATGACG GATTTATTAGCGTGGATGAATTGGCAACCATTATTAAATCATTGGAAGGTAATCCAACAAAAGAAGAAATCCAACATATGATTAGTGAAGTTGATATTGACGGGAGTGGGAGCATAGGTTTTGAAGAGTTCATCAATATCATGGCTACAAAAATGAAG GTGGCGAAAGTAAATATTAGTGCTGGTGGAACAACTCCTTTACACATTGCAGCTGATTATATTACAATGCTATAA
- the LOC112726696 gene encoding calmodulin-like isoform X6: protein MTLVFSIGILSLLFFPKTTVDVFALVLEFGGSKLSFHNQFNFMSPDALTEDQVAEFREAFSFIDKDHDGFISVDELATIIKSLEGNPTKEEIQHMISEVDIDGSGSIGFEEFINIMATKMKVAKVNISAGGTTPLHIAADYITML, encoded by the exons ATGACGCTCGTGTTCTCCATCGGCATTCTATCCCTTCT GTTTTTCCCCAAGACAACTGTGGATGTTTTTGCATTGGTGCTGGAATTTGGAGGCAGTAAGCTTTCATTTCATAAT caatttaatttcatgtCGCCAGATGCATTGACAGAAGATCAAGTTGCTGAATTCCGAGAAGCTTTTAGCTTCATTGACAAGGACCATGACG GATTTATTAGCGTGGATGAATTGGCAACCATTATTAAATCATTGGAAGGTAATCCAACAAAAGAAGAAATCCAACATATGATTAGTGAAGTTGATATTGACGGGAGTGGGAGCATAGGTTTTGAAGAGTTCATCAATATCATGGCTACAAAAATGAAG GTGGCGAAAGTAAATATTAGTGCTGGTGGAACAACTCCTTTACACATTGCAGCTGATTATATTACAATGCTATAA
- the LOC112726696 gene encoding calmodulin-like isoform X3 yields MTLVFSIGILSLLFFPKTTVDVFALVLEFGGNALTEDQVAEFREAFSFIDKDHDGFISVDELATIIKSLEGNPTKEEIQHMISEVDIDGSGSIGFEEFINIMATKMKENLAEELKEEFYLNFINNYLLLVKKDQQGHREASLTKTRLSIEWFKFSFYRASQQGGESKY; encoded by the exons ATGACGCTCGTGTTCTCCATCGGCATTCTATCCCTTCT GTTTTTCCCCAAGACAACTGTGGATGTTTTTGCATTGGTGCTGGAATTTGGAGGCA ATGCATTGACAGAAGATCAAGTTGCTGAATTCCGAGAAGCTTTTAGCTTCATTGACAAGGACCATGACG GATTTATTAGCGTGGATGAATTGGCAACCATTATTAAATCATTGGAAGGTAATCCAACAAAAGAAGAAATCCAACATATGATTAGTGAAGTTGATATTGACGGGAGTGGGAGCATAGGTTTTGAAGAGTTCATCAATATCATGGCTACAAAAATGAAG GAAAATTTGGCTGAGGAGCTAAAAGAAgaattctatttaaattttataaataactaTTTGCTCCTCGTCAAGAAGGATCAACAGGGACACAGGgaagcaagtttaacaaaaacGAGGCTCTCCATAGAATGGTTCAAGTTTAGCTTTTATAGAGCAAGTCAGCAAG GTGGCGAAAGTAAATATTAG
- the LOC112726696 gene encoding calmodulin-like isoform X5: MFLHWCWNLEAILSQAEESFCFSNDALTEDQVAEFREAFSFIDKDHDGFISVDELATIIKSLEGNPTKEEIQHMISEVDIDGSGSIGFEEFINIMATKMKENLAEELKEEFYLNFINNYLLLVKKDQQGHREASLTKTRLSIEWFKFSFYRASQQGGESKY; encoded by the exons ATGTTTTTGCATTGGTGCTGGAATTTGGAGGCA ATTTTAAGCCAGGCTGAAGAATCATTTTGTTTCAGCAATG ATGCATTGACAGAAGATCAAGTTGCTGAATTCCGAGAAGCTTTTAGCTTCATTGACAAGGACCATGACG GATTTATTAGCGTGGATGAATTGGCAACCATTATTAAATCATTGGAAGGTAATCCAACAAAAGAAGAAATCCAACATATGATTAGTGAAGTTGATATTGACGGGAGTGGGAGCATAGGTTTTGAAGAGTTCATCAATATCATGGCTACAAAAATGAAG GAAAATTTGGCTGAGGAGCTAAAAGAAgaattctatttaaattttataaataactaTTTGCTCCTCGTCAAGAAGGATCAACAGGGACACAGGgaagcaagtttaacaaaaacGAGGCTCTCCATAGAATGGTTCAAGTTTAGCTTTTATAGAGCAAGTCAGCAAG GTGGCGAAAGTAAATATTAG
- the LOC112726696 gene encoding calmodulin-like isoform X1, with protein MTLVFSIGILSLLFFPKTTVDVFALVLEFGGSKLSFHNQFNFMSPDALTEDQVAEFREAFSFIDKDHDGFISVDELATIIKSLEGNPTKEEIQHMISEVDIDGSGSIGFEEFINIMATKMKENLAEELKEEFYLNFINNYLLLVKKDQQGHREASLTKTRLSIEWFKFSFYRASQQGGESKY; from the exons ATGACGCTCGTGTTCTCCATCGGCATTCTATCCCTTCT GTTTTTCCCCAAGACAACTGTGGATGTTTTTGCATTGGTGCTGGAATTTGGAGGCAGTAAGCTTTCATTTCATAAT caatttaatttcatgtCGCCAGATGCATTGACAGAAGATCAAGTTGCTGAATTCCGAGAAGCTTTTAGCTTCATTGACAAGGACCATGACG GATTTATTAGCGTGGATGAATTGGCAACCATTATTAAATCATTGGAAGGTAATCCAACAAAAGAAGAAATCCAACATATGATTAGTGAAGTTGATATTGACGGGAGTGGGAGCATAGGTTTTGAAGAGTTCATCAATATCATGGCTACAAAAATGAAG GAAAATTTGGCTGAGGAGCTAAAAGAAgaattctatttaaattttataaataactaTTTGCTCCTCGTCAAGAAGGATCAACAGGGACACAGGgaagcaagtttaacaaaaacGAGGCTCTCCATAGAATGGTTCAAGTTTAGCTTTTATAGAGCAAGTCAGCAAG GTGGCGAAAGTAAATATTAG
- the LOC112726696 gene encoding calmodulin-like isoform X2 has translation MTLVFSIGILSLLFFPKTTVDVFALVLEFGGNALTEDQVAEFREAFSFIDKDHDGFISVDELATIIKSLEGNPTKEEIQHMISEVDIDGSGSIGFEEFINIMATKMKENLAEELKEEFYLNFINNYLLLVKKDQQGHREASLTKTRLSIEWFKFSFYRASQQGKIIILHTS, from the exons ATGACGCTCGTGTTCTCCATCGGCATTCTATCCCTTCT GTTTTTCCCCAAGACAACTGTGGATGTTTTTGCATTGGTGCTGGAATTTGGAGGCA ATGCATTGACAGAAGATCAAGTTGCTGAATTCCGAGAAGCTTTTAGCTTCATTGACAAGGACCATGACG GATTTATTAGCGTGGATGAATTGGCAACCATTATTAAATCATTGGAAGGTAATCCAACAAAAGAAGAAATCCAACATATGATTAGTGAAGTTGATATTGACGGGAGTGGGAGCATAGGTTTTGAAGAGTTCATCAATATCATGGCTACAAAAATGAAG GAAAATTTGGCTGAGGAGCTAAAAGAAgaattctatttaaattttataaataactaTTTGCTCCTCGTCAAGAAGGATCAACAGGGACACAGGgaagcaagtttaacaaaaacGAGGCTCTCCATAGAATGGTTCAAGTTTAGCTTTTATAGAGCAAGTCAGCAAGGCAAGATCATTATTTTACACACTTCATGA
- the LOC112726696 gene encoding calmodulin-like isoform X4: MFLHWCWNLEAILSQAEESFCFSNDALTEDQVAEFREAFSFIDKDHDGFISVDELATIIKSLEGNPTKEEIQHMISEVDIDGSGSIGFEEFINIMATKMKENLAEELKEEFYLNFINNYLLLVKKDQQGHREASLTKTRLSIEWFKFSFYRASQQGKIIILHTS; encoded by the exons ATGTTTTTGCATTGGTGCTGGAATTTGGAGGCA ATTTTAAGCCAGGCTGAAGAATCATTTTGTTTCAGCAATG ATGCATTGACAGAAGATCAAGTTGCTGAATTCCGAGAAGCTTTTAGCTTCATTGACAAGGACCATGACG GATTTATTAGCGTGGATGAATTGGCAACCATTATTAAATCATTGGAAGGTAATCCAACAAAAGAAGAAATCCAACATATGATTAGTGAAGTTGATATTGACGGGAGTGGGAGCATAGGTTTTGAAGAGTTCATCAATATCATGGCTACAAAAATGAAG GAAAATTTGGCTGAGGAGCTAAAAGAAgaattctatttaaattttataaataactaTTTGCTCCTCGTCAAGAAGGATCAACAGGGACACAGGgaagcaagtttaacaaaaacGAGGCTCTCCATAGAATGGTTCAAGTTTAGCTTTTATAGAGCAAGTCAGCAAGGCAAGATCATTATTTTACACACTTCATGA
- the LOC140172966 gene encoding cyclin-dependent kinase F-1-like, with the protein MMQILCGVDSCHRNMIVHRDLKPGNLLIGDDGILKLADFGQARILGEPGFDTSEENPQAYEHDGSSLQAGSGNQEQGTVLREEYFRVLDELKTKRSADDIDKDTNIPDGNTSCLATCTTSDIDDDPLKSSFTYEAREDEGEESGCLTSCVGTRWFRAPELLYGSTNYGLEIDLWSLGCIFAELFTLEPLFPGTADIDQLSRIINVLGNLDEKAWPGCSKLPDYGIISFSKVENPPGLEACLPNRSLDEVSLVKKLVCYDPAKRATATELLHDKYFNEEPLPVPVSELHVPLNRKGEDENSPWHDYNYMGSDSDLEDFGPVNITKTGTGFSIQFP; encoded by the exons ATGATGCAGATCCTATGCGGTGTTGACTCGTGTCACCGGAACATGATCGTGCATCGGGATTTGAAGCCCGGTAATCTGTTGATCGGAGATGATGGAATTCTCAAGTTGGCAGATTTTGGACAG GCAAGGATACTTGGGGAGCCAGGATTTGATACTTCTGAGGAGAACCCACAAGCTTATGAACATGATGGTTCTTCACTCCAAGCAGGGTCTGGAAATCAAGAGCAGGGAACTGTCCTTCGCGAAGAATATTTTAGAGTCTTGGATGAACTGAAAACAAAGAGATCTGCAGATGACATTGATAAGGATACAAACATTCCTGATGGAAATACCTCCTGTCTTGCAACGTGCACAACAAGTGATATAGATGATGACCCTTTGAAATCCAGCTTTACTTATGAAGCAAGGGAGGACGAAGGAGAAGAATCGGGTTGTCTCACGTCGTGCGTTGGAACTCGTTGGTTTAGGGCTCCTGAGCTCCTTTATGGATCCACAAACTATGGTTTAGAAATTGATCTATGGTCTTTGGGATGTATATTTGCAGAGCTCTTTACACTGGAGCCCTTATTTCCTGGAACAGCCGATATTGATCAGCTTAGTAGGATTATTAATGTTTTGGGCAACCTCGACGAGAAAGCATGGCCAGGTTGTTCCAAACTTCCCGATTATGGAATAATCTCATTTAGTAAGGTGGAAAACCCTCCTGGGCTTGAAGCTTGCCTGCCCAATCGCTCCCTCGACGAAGTGTCTCTAGTAAAAAAGCTGGTTTGTTATGATCCGGCCAAGAGAGCTACAGCAACGGAGCTACTCCATGACAAGTACTTTAATGAAGAACCTCTTCCTGTTCCGGTTTCAGAGTTGCATGTTCCTTTGAACAGAAAGGGAGAAGATGAAAACTCTCCGTGGCATGATTACAATTACATGGGTTCTGATTCTGACCTGGAGGACTTTGGCCCTGTGAATATCACAAAAACTGGTACTGGTTTCTCCATCCAGTTTCCATGA
- the LOC112726697 gene encoding putative disease resistance RPP13-like protein 1: MPFIIVEYLASIIAILLSLPYILRIQSLTDSFAVVVICIISWLKHFLKLDRKLVERLKTALLAAEALVADAEQKQFGNDRVRKWFDSLRDALYTADDLLDCVFIKTEIRNKVRTHLPSFLNLSDRKMVTKIEEVVKTIEDLEKLKDTLGLEKIPTSSSSWRPPSTSLVKGNVYGRDGDQQALIKMLNDNNDHNLSVSSIVGMGGVGKTTLAQWLFNNKDLMDGVDLKAWICVSENFDVVETTKNVIKGISSGVCSLDSFDLLQQHLKEKLSEKKFFIVLDDVWSEDVDKWNSFVTPFQHGRKGSTILLTTCKENVGRIVQHYNSYTLKELSDDYCWSIFADNASFPESNGSSELEEIGRKIVKRCDGLPLAAETLGCLLRSERRVEEWNKILSNDIWEFPMPNSKIFPALLISYYHLPEHSKRCFVYCLLYPKDYQFDKDELILLWMAENL; this comes from the exons ATGCCTTTTATTATTGTTGAATACCTCGCAAGCATTATTGCAATATTGCTCTCTCTTCCTTACATTCTGAGAATCCAATCACTCACTGATTCATTTGCTGTTGTTGTGATCTGTATCATATCATGGCTGAAGCACTTCTT GAAGCTGGACCGGAAGTTGGTTGAGAGGCTCAAGACTGCTCTCTTGGCTGCTGAAGCTCTGGTTGCTGACGCTGAGCAGAAGCAGTTTGGAAACGATCGTGTAAGGAAATGGTTTGATAGTCTCAGGGATGCTCTCTACACTGCTGATGACTTGCTGGACTGTGTCTTCATCAAAACTGAAATTCGCAACAAGGTACGCACTCATCTTCCTAGCTTCCTTAACTTGTCTGATAGGAAGATGGTGACTAAGATAGAAGAGGTGGTTAAAACAATAGAAGATCTTGAGAAACTCAAAGATACCCTTGGTCTTGAAAAGATTCCAACGAGTAGCTCCTCATGGAGACCTCCATCCACTTCTCTTGTAAAGGGGAATGTGTACGGCAGGGATGGTGATCAACAGGCACTAATCAAGATGCTCAATGACAACAATGATCATAACTTGTCCGTCAGCTCTATTGTTGGTATGGGTGGGGTTGGTAAAACTACTTTAGCACAATGGCTGTTCAACAATAAGGATTTGATGGACGGGGTTGATCTGAAAGCATGGATTTGTGTTTCTGAAAATTTTGATGTTGTTGAGACTACTAAGAATGTTATAAAGGGGATCTCTTCAGGTGTTTGTAGTCTTGACAGCTTTGATTTACTTCAACAACATTTGAAGGAAAAACTGTCAGAAAAGAAGTTCTTCATTGTTTTGGACGATGTTTGGAGTGAAGATGTTGACAAGTGGAATAGTTTTGTCACCCCTTTTCAACATGGGAGAAAAGGAAGCACTATTCTTCTAACTACCTGCAAGGAAAATGTTGGTCGAATAGTCCAACACTATAACTCTTACACTCTCAAGGAACTGTCAGACGATTATTGTTGGTCTATTTTTGCGGACAATGCATCCTTTCCTGAATCAAATGGGAGCTCGGAACTGGAAGAAATAGGTAGAAAGATTGTCAAGAGGTGTGATGGTTTGCCATTAGCTGCAGAAACACTTGGATGCTTGCTGCGCTCAGAGCGTCGTGTTGAAGAATGGAATAAAATACTATCAAATGACATTTGGGAATTTCCTATGCCAAATAGTAAAATTTTTCCTGCATTGTTAATAAGTTACTATCATCTTCCTGAACATTCAAAACGCTGCTTTGTTTATTGTTTGTTGTATCCCAAAGATTATCAATTTGATAAAGATGAATTAATCTTGCTATGGATGGCTGAAAATCTTTAA
- the LOC112726699 gene encoding putative disease resistance RPP13-like protein 1, with product MHYCSNIALLWLHSGNPFTHGFICCCCDLYHIMAEALVVGALLSGFANVVLDRLISSEFVNLVVSKKLDRKLVERLKTALLAAKALAGDAEQKQFGNELVREWLHSLRDALYTADDLLDRVLIKAEIRSKVRTRLPSLINLSDRKMATKIEEVVKRIEDLQKLKDTLGLKEIPTGSSSWRPPSTSLERGIVYGRDDDKQALIKMLNDNNHHNLSVIYIVGMGGVGKTTLAQCLYNNTDLMKGFDLKAWICVSENFDIVETTKNLIKEITSGVCCLDGFNLLQQDLKEKLSEKKFFVVLDDIWSNDGDKWKSFITPFQHGRKGSTVLLTTRKENVAPIVQNYNSYFLNGLSDDYCWSIFADNSSFPESNGSSELEEIGKMIVKKCDGLPLAAETLGRLLRSKHDVEEWNKILSSDIWEFPVTDSKILPALLISYYHLPAYLKRCFVYCSLYPKDHKFDKDELILLWMAEDLLRAPKRRETLEEVGHECFDDLASRLFFKQLEYSEKYFVMHDLMHDLATFLAGEFYCRLSEELGEKEEMRILTRHLSCDYPIFEKLCSSKSIESLRTFLFINNAQFHVRMLRYCSRLRMLPNGMYNLVNLRHLDIWGTHLKEMPKGMSKLNQLHILSNYIVGKNEDSGIQELGGLPNLHGSFGIQKLENVIYVNQARSAKIRDKKHIDELWLEWSSGDDMVSDTQTERDILDNLQPHNGLKELTIWGYRGKTFPNWAGHCSYQNMTSVSLESCNNCYLLPSLGQLSSLQSLRIDDFGKLKSVGMEFYKNEGYQHSSPIALFPSLQLLEFDNMPCWEEWCLPDSEAFPQLKRLQINDCPMLKGGMLNSVLMRIVSSSLDVLKVSKLEIQEGHQGWGKEMTLDGDSLSFSECESVLEYAMVINHLTSLQEIHISGCLSAISFPGNCLPKSLQKLTILNCSNLEFPQQQQQKYDLVELRIEHSCDSLTSLLLDAFPNLKNLEIRGCSNLESVSMSGPPHAALQHLTISKCLKLVASPGEGLAAPNLTHLDVSWCSKLEALPLDMNSLLSSLQSLDIRACPNICRLPEGGLLPKLRSLTVGGCEQQLRSLSWMSNLDTLTHLTIDGSNCESIKSFQEVGSLPQLNTVSLSLSKSGNIGVQRASLPHFPPTITYFIL from the coding sequence ATGCATTATTGCAGTAACATTGCTCTCCTCTGGTTACATTCTGGAAATCCATTCACTCACGGATTCATTTGCTGTTGTTGTGATCTGTATCATATCATGGCCGAAGCACTTGTTGTTGGAGCTTTACTCTCTGGCTTCGCCAACGTTGTTCTTGACCGGCTCATTTCATCTGAGTTTGTCAACTTGGTGGTGAGCAAGAAGCTGGATCGGAAGCTGGTTGAGAGGCTTAAGACTGCTCTCTTGGCTGCCAAAGCTCTGGCTGGTGACGCTGAGCAGAAGCAGTTTGGAAACGAACTCGTCAGGGAGTGGCTTCATAGTCTCAGGGATGCTCTCTACACTGCTGATGACTTGCTGGACCGTGTCCTCATCAAAGCTGAAATTCGCAGCAAGGTACGCACCCGGCTTCCTAGCTTAATTAATTTGTCTGATAGGAAGATGGCGACCAAGATAGAAGAGGTGGTTAAAAGAATAGAAGATCTTCAGAAACTCAAAGATACTCTTGGTCTTAAAGAGATTCCAACGGGTAGCTCCTCATGGAGACCTCCATCCACTTCTCTTGAAAGGGGGATTGTGTACGGCAGGGATGATGACAAACAGGCATTAATCAAGATGCTAAATGACAACAATCATCATAACTTGTCCGTCATCTATATTGTTGGTATGGGCGGGGTTGGTAAAACTACTTTAGCACAATGCCTCTACAACAATACAGATTTGATGAAGGGGTTTGATCTGAAAGCATGGATTTGTGTTTCTGAAAATTTTGATATCGTTGAGACTACAAAGAATCTTATAAAGGAGATCACTTCCGGTGTTTGTTGTCTTGACGGCTTTAATTTACTTCAACAAGATTTGAAGGAAAAATTGTCGGAAAAGAAGTTCTTCGTTGTTTTGGACGATATTTGGAGTAACGATGGTGACAAGTGGAAAAGTTTTATTACTCCTTTTCAGCATGGGAGGAAGGGAAGTACTGTTCTTCTAACTACTCGCAAGGAAAATGTTGCTCCAATAGTCCAAAATTATAACTCTTACTTTCTCAATGGTCTGTCAGATGATTATTGCTGGTCTATTTTTGCGGACAATTCATCCTTTCCTGAATCAAATGGGAGCTCAGAACTTGAAGAAATAGGTAAAATGATTGTGAAGAAGTGTGATGGCTTGCCCTTAGCTGCAGAAACACTTGGACGCTTGTTGCGCTCAAAGCATGATGTAGAAGAATGGAATAAAATACTATCTAGTGACATTTGGGAATTTCCTGTTACAGATAGTAAGATTCTTCCAGCATTGTTAATAAGTTACTATCATCTGCCTGCCTATTTAAAACGATGCTTTGTTTATTGTTCATTGTATCCCAAAGACCATAAATTTGATAAAGATGAATTAATCTTGCTATGGATGGCTGAAGATCTTTTGCGAGCACCAAAGAGGAGAGAAACTTTGGAAGAAGTTGGTCATGAATGTTTTGATGACTTGGCTTCAAGACTATTTTTCAAGCAGCTCGAATATAGTGAGAAGTATTttgtgatgcatgatctcatgcatGACCTGGCAACTTTTCTTGCTGGAGAATTTTATTGTAGATTATCAGAAGAACTTGGTGAAAAGGAAGAGATGAGGATTCTGACTCGTCATTTGTCATGCGATTATCCAATCTTTGAAAAACTCTGTTCCTCTAAAAGTATAGAATCTTTGAGGACATTCTTGTTTATCAATAATGCTCAATTTCATGTTAGGATGCTAAGATATTGTTCAAGGTTGAGGATGCTACCCAATGGCATGTACAATCTTGTGAATTTGCGGCATCTTGATATATGGGGTACTCATCTAAAAGAAATGCCAAAGGGAATGAGCAAATTGAACCAGTTGCACATTTTAAGCAACTATATCGTAGGCAAGAATGAAGATAGTGGAATCCAAGAGTTAGGAGGGCTTCCAAATCTTCATGGATCATTTGGGATTCAGAAACTGGAGAATGTTATTTATGTCAATCAGGCAAGGAGTGCAAAGATAAGAGATAAGAAGCACATTGACGAATTATGGTTGGAATGGTCTTCAGGTGATGATATGGTTTCTGACACACAAACTGAAAGAGATATACTGGATAACTTGCaaccgcacaatggcttgaaagagTTGACAATATGGGGATACAGGGGTAAAACATTTCCAAATTGGGCGGGGCATTGTTCATACCAAAATATGACTAGTGTATCTCTAGAGTCTTGCAACAATTGCTACTTGCTGCCTTCACTTGGACAGCTGTCATCTCTTCAGTCCCTTCGCATTGATGATTTCGGAAAGCTCAAGAGTGTTGGCATGGAGTTTTACAAGAATGAAGGCTATCAACATTCTTCGCCTATTGCACTATTTCCCTCATTGCAGCTTTTGGAGTTTGATAACATGCCATGCTGGGAGGAGTGGTGCTTACCTGACTCAGAAGCTTTTCCTCAGCTTAAGAGACTTCAAATAAACGATTGTCCAATGTTAAAGGGAGGTATGCTTAATAGTGTGCTAATGCGAATCGTTTCTTCCTCGTTGGATGTTTTGAAAGTGAGCAAACTGGAAATACAAGAAGGTCATCAAGGATGGGGTAAAGAGATGACACTTGATGGAGACAGTTTATCATTTAGTGAATGTGAATCTGTGTTGGAGTATGCAATGGTCATCAACCATCTAACTTCCCTCCAAGAAATACACATCTCAGGGTGTTTGTCTGCTATATCCTTTCCAGGAAATTGTTTACCCAAGTCATTGCAAAAGCTCACAATCTTGAATTGCAGCAACCTGGAATTCCCCCAGCAACAGCAGCAGAAGTATGATTTGGTAGAGCTACGAATAGAACACAGCTGTGATTCACTGACCTCATTGTTGTTGGATGCCTTTCCCAATCTCAAGAATCTGGAGATAAGAGGGTGTTCAAATCTGGAATCAGTTTCAATGTCAGGGCCACCACACGCTGCTCTTCAACATCTCACCATCTCTAAATGCCTGAAATTAGTGGCATCTCCAGGAGAAGGACTGGCTGCACCCAACTTGACTCATCTCGATGTTAGCTGGTGCTCAAAGTTAGAGGCATTGCCACTTGACATGAATAGTCTTCTTTCAAGTTTACAGTCTCTTGACATTCGAGCTTGCCCGAACATTTGTAGGTTGCCAGAGGGTGGCTTGCTGCCTAAGTTAAGGTCACTTACTGTGGGAGGTTGCGAGCAACAGTTGAGGAGTCTATCATGGATGAGCAACTTGGACACCCTCACTCATCTTACCATTGATGGTTCTAACTGTGAAAGCATCAAGTCATTCCAAGAGGTGGGTTCGCTGCCTCAACTTAACACAGTGTCTCTTTCACTTTCCAAATCTGGAAACATTGGAGTGCAACGAGCTTCTCTGCCTCACTTCCCTCCAACAATTACATATTTCATTCTGTGA